A stretch of Carya illinoinensis cultivar Pawnee chromosome 14, C.illinoinensisPawnee_v1, whole genome shotgun sequence DNA encodes these proteins:
- the LOC122293723 gene encoding protein GL2-INTERACTING REPRESSOR 1-like produces MAHADRNMSRTVAKSPKLDLKLNLSPPRENPPDESPDVSTPSPTSSSSEMSIEGSCVSSEAEGQVVQKWPRNSETTSMMLVGCPRCLMYVMLSEVDPKCPKCKSTVLLDFLKDEKNRAYAKNNTSN; encoded by the coding sequence ATGGCGCATGCAGACAGAAACATGAGCCGAACAGTTGCAAAGAGTCCAAAGTTGGATCTGAAGCTGAATTTGTCTCCACCAAGAGAAAACCCTCCAGATGAATCACCTGATGTTTCGACTCCTTCGCCGACGTCATCATCGTCCGAAATGTCGATTGAAGGCTCCTGCGTTTCGTCAGAGGCTGAAGGTCAGGTAGTGCAGAAGTGGCCCAGAAACTCGGAGACGACATCGATGATGCTGGTAGGGTGTCCTAGATGCCTCATGTACGTCATGTTGTCCGAGGTTGATCCAAAATGCCCCAAATGCAAGAGCACTGTCCTCCTCGATTTCCTCAAAGACGAAAAGAATCGTGCGTATGCCAAGAATAATACCAGCAACTGA